The following proteins come from a genomic window of Gossypium raimondii isolate GPD5lz chromosome 5, ASM2569854v1, whole genome shotgun sequence:
- the LOC105769814 gene encoding uncharacterized protein LOC105769814 isoform X2, whose amino-acid sequence MADQQEEEDLRMALRMSMQNSPPEPKRSKPRDTAILPAATTPEESRQLQRELMAAAAEKRVLAAAKAAPPSSSQSKNERSGDFEMKEAEKKAKEVNLGNELSDKEAHQLFAMVFGTGVSKDILAQWSNQGIRFSPDPETSMGLVQHEGGPCGVLATIQAFVLKHLLFFPDELGKVAANMPQNLNSRRSKSQYVASNNFSAFTEDAKARALVKSMSEMLFLCGNNKRAVIATLSVISHGIEGSEGSSKDVKVLRVDRYTSPTSAFKRLEAMIPIFQSRMGALLFLISALLSRGLDCVQADRDDPSQPLVTAPFGHASQEIVNLLLCGQAVPNVFDGRMDLGGGMFLKGISTSVEVGFLTLLESLNFCKVGQNLKCPKWPIWVVGSESHYTVLFALDTAVQDENELEERESQIRKAFDAQDQSGGGGFISVEAFHQVLRETSIRLPSEKLDSLCNSGFIVWSEFWQVILDLDKNLGGLKDSTGQMGRKIFDLYHFNGIAKSDLNGSQATTEGETPVQRPRLTKLRVSVPPRWTPEEFMADAAVAPGNAGSESSQKDAEVAKPEQPPQHAPLADCIRTRWPRAVCNWIGDPPSIV is encoded by the exons ATGGCGGAtcaacaagaagaagaagacctGAGAATGGCTCTACGGATGAGCATGCAGAATTCGCCGCCAGAGCCTAAACGGAGCAAGCCCAGAGACACTGCCATCTTACCGGCGGCGACAACGCCGGAGGAGAGCCGCCAGTTGCAGCGCGAGCTCATGGCAGCCGCAGCTGAGAAACGGGTGCTGGCTGCGGCTAAAGCCGCTCCGCCTTCTAGTTCTCAGTCCAAAAACGAAAGAAGTGGAGATTTCGAAATGAAAGAGGCAGAAAAGAAAGCCAAAGAAGTTAATTTAGGGAATGAATTGTCAGACAAAGAAGCTCATCAGTTATTTGCTATGGTGTTTGGAACTGGCGTTTCAAAGGATATACTTGCTCAGTGGAGCAATCAGGGTATAAG ATTTAGCCCTGATCCAGAAACATCTATGGGCCTAGTGCAGCATGAAGGTGGGCCCTGTGGTGTCTTAGCAACCATACAA GCATTTGTTCTTAAacatcttcttttctttcctgATGAATTGGGTAAAGTCGCAGCAAACATGCCACAGAATTTGAATTCCAGGAGATCCAAAAGTCAATATGTTGCGTCAAATAATTTTTCTGCTTTTACTGAAGATGCAAAAGCaag AGCCCTGGTTAAAAGTATGAGTgagatgttatttttatgtGGAAATAACAAAAGGGCTGTGATTGCAACTTTAAGTGTTATTTCCCACGGCATTGAAGGATCTGAAGGCAGTTCAAAGGATGTG AAAGTTCTGAGAGTAGACAGATACACATCACCTACAAGTGCCTTTAAGAGGCTTGAAGCAATGATTCCCATTTTTCAAAGTCGCATGGGAGCGCTGCTATTCCTTATCTCGGCATTACTTTCTCGAGGATTG GACTGTGTTCAAGCTGACCGTGATGATCCCAGCCAACCCCTAGTAACTGCACCATTTGGCCATGCTTCTCAG GAAATTGTGAACTTATTGCTCTGCGGGCAAGCTGTTCCAAATGTATTTGATGGGAGGATGGATTTAGGTGGTGGCATGTTTTTGAAGGGTATATCTACAAGTGTGGAGGTTGGGTTCCTCACCCTTCTGGAATCCCTTAATTTCTGTAAGGTTGGTCAAAATCTAAAATGCCCAAAATGGCCGATATGGGTTGTTGGAAGTGAGTCCCATTATACTGTCCTGTTTGCTCTGGATACAGCTGTTCAAGATGAGAATGAATTGGAAGAAAGAGAATCACAGATCCGGAAAGCTTTTGATGCCCAAGATCAGAGTGGAGGTGGTGGGTTTATTAGCGTGGAAGCTTTCCATCAAGTGCTGAGGGAGACAAGTATCCGACTTCCATCTGAGAAACTTGATAGCCTCTGCAACTCAGGCTTCATAGTATGGAGTGAGTTCTGGCAGGTTATTTTGGATTTAGACAAGAACTTGGGAGGTCTTAAGGATTCAACTGGACAGATGGGTAGAAAGATATTTGATCTCTACCATTTTAATGGGATTGCAAAATCAGATTTGAATGGCAGCCAAGCAACAACCGAAGGTGAGACTCCGGTACAACGACCCAGGCTTACAAAATTGAGGGTTTCAGTACCCCCAAGGTGGACTCCTGAGGAATTTATGGCTGATGCAGCGGTTGCCCCTGGTAATGCAGGGAGTGAATCAAGTCAGAAAGATGCAGAAGTAGCTAAACCAGAACAACCTCCCCAGCATGCACCATTGGCAGACTGCATTAGAACACGCTGGCCTCGTGCTGTTTGTAATTGGATCGGGGACCCTCCTAGTATAGTGTGA
- the LOC105769814 gene encoding uncharacterized protein LOC105769814 isoform X1 — MADQQEEEDLRMALRMSMQNSPPEPKRSKPRDTAILPAATTPEESRQLQRELMAAAAEKRVLAAAKAAPPSSSQSKNERSGDFEMKEAEKKAKEVNLGNELSDKEAHQLFAMVFGTGVSKDILAQWSNQGIRFSPDPETSMGLVQHEGGPCGVLATIQAFVLKHLLFFPDELGKVAANMPQNLNSRRSKSQYVASNNFSAFTEDAKARALVKSMSEMLFLCGNNKRAVIATLSVISHGIEGSEGSSKDVIIAQALEGLSIESASDLQKVLRVDRYTSPTSAFKRLEAMIPIFQSRMGALLFLISALLSRGLDCVQADRDDPSQPLVTAPFGHASQEIVNLLLCGQAVPNVFDGRMDLGGGMFLKGISTSVEVGFLTLLESLNFCKVGQNLKCPKWPIWVVGSESHYTVLFALDTAVQDENELEERESQIRKAFDAQDQSGGGGFISVEAFHQVLRETSIRLPSEKLDSLCNSGFIVWSEFWQVILDLDKNLGGLKDSTGQMGRKIFDLYHFNGIAKSDLNGSQATTEGETPVQRPRLTKLRVSVPPRWTPEEFMADAAVAPGNAGSESSQKDAEVAKPEQPPQHAPLADCIRTRWPRAVCNWIGDPPSIV; from the exons ATGGCGGAtcaacaagaagaagaagacctGAGAATGGCTCTACGGATGAGCATGCAGAATTCGCCGCCAGAGCCTAAACGGAGCAAGCCCAGAGACACTGCCATCTTACCGGCGGCGACAACGCCGGAGGAGAGCCGCCAGTTGCAGCGCGAGCTCATGGCAGCCGCAGCTGAGAAACGGGTGCTGGCTGCGGCTAAAGCCGCTCCGCCTTCTAGTTCTCAGTCCAAAAACGAAAGAAGTGGAGATTTCGAAATGAAAGAGGCAGAAAAGAAAGCCAAAGAAGTTAATTTAGGGAATGAATTGTCAGACAAAGAAGCTCATCAGTTATTTGCTATGGTGTTTGGAACTGGCGTTTCAAAGGATATACTTGCTCAGTGGAGCAATCAGGGTATAAG ATTTAGCCCTGATCCAGAAACATCTATGGGCCTAGTGCAGCATGAAGGTGGGCCCTGTGGTGTCTTAGCAACCATACAA GCATTTGTTCTTAAacatcttcttttctttcctgATGAATTGGGTAAAGTCGCAGCAAACATGCCACAGAATTTGAATTCCAGGAGATCCAAAAGTCAATATGTTGCGTCAAATAATTTTTCTGCTTTTACTGAAGATGCAAAAGCaag AGCCCTGGTTAAAAGTATGAGTgagatgttatttttatgtGGAAATAACAAAAGGGCTGTGATTGCAACTTTAAGTGTTATTTCCCACGGCATTGAAGGATCTGAAGGCAGTTCAAAGGATGTG ATCATTGCACAAGCACTTGAAGGTCTTTCAATTGAGTCTGCTTCTGATTTGCAGAAAGTTCTGAGAGTAGACAGATACACATCACCTACAAGTGCCTTTAAGAGGCTTGAAGCAATGATTCCCATTTTTCAAAGTCGCATGGGAGCGCTGCTATTCCTTATCTCGGCATTACTTTCTCGAGGATTG GACTGTGTTCAAGCTGACCGTGATGATCCCAGCCAACCCCTAGTAACTGCACCATTTGGCCATGCTTCTCAG GAAATTGTGAACTTATTGCTCTGCGGGCAAGCTGTTCCAAATGTATTTGATGGGAGGATGGATTTAGGTGGTGGCATGTTTTTGAAGGGTATATCTACAAGTGTGGAGGTTGGGTTCCTCACCCTTCTGGAATCCCTTAATTTCTGTAAGGTTGGTCAAAATCTAAAATGCCCAAAATGGCCGATATGGGTTGTTGGAAGTGAGTCCCATTATACTGTCCTGTTTGCTCTGGATACAGCTGTTCAAGATGAGAATGAATTGGAAGAAAGAGAATCACAGATCCGGAAAGCTTTTGATGCCCAAGATCAGAGTGGAGGTGGTGGGTTTATTAGCGTGGAAGCTTTCCATCAAGTGCTGAGGGAGACAAGTATCCGACTTCCATCTGAGAAACTTGATAGCCTCTGCAACTCAGGCTTCATAGTATGGAGTGAGTTCTGGCAGGTTATTTTGGATTTAGACAAGAACTTGGGAGGTCTTAAGGATTCAACTGGACAGATGGGTAGAAAGATATTTGATCTCTACCATTTTAATGGGATTGCAAAATCAGATTTGAATGGCAGCCAAGCAACAACCGAAGGTGAGACTCCGGTACAACGACCCAGGCTTACAAAATTGAGGGTTTCAGTACCCCCAAGGTGGACTCCTGAGGAATTTATGGCTGATGCAGCGGTTGCCCCTGGTAATGCAGGGAGTGAATCAAGTCAGAAAGATGCAGAAGTAGCTAAACCAGAACAACCTCCCCAGCATGCACCATTGGCAGACTGCATTAGAACACGCTGGCCTCGTGCTGTTTGTAATTGGATCGGGGACCCTCCTAGTATAGTGTGA
- the LOC105770582 gene encoding sm-like protein LSM3B: MASEEESAVKEPLDLIRLSLDERIYVKLRSDRELRGKLHAYDQHLNMILGDVEEVVTTVEIDDETYEEIVRTTKRTVPFLFVRGDGVILVSPPLRTA, encoded by the exons ATGGCAAGCGAGGAAGAGAGCGCGGTGAAGGAGCCTTTGGATTTGATAAGGCTCAGCCTCGACGAGCGTATTTACGTCAAGCTCCGCTCTGACCGTGAGCTCCGTGGCAAGCTCCAT GCTTATGATCAGCATTTGAATATGATTCTAGGGGATGTTGAAGAGGTTGTTACAACGGTTGAAATAGATGATGAAACCTATGAAGAGATTGTTCGG ACTACAAAGCGCACGGTTCCATTTCTCTTTGTTAGGGGAGATGGAGTTATATTGGTTTCTCCACCTCTACGGACTGCTTGA